The Thiomicrorhabdus lithotrophica DNA segment ATTAACTGCTTTTATTCACCAATTTTCTAGGGTTTAGCCCAAGCATAACCAACACTAAACCATAGAGTACGATTGAGCCAATCACCAAACCGAACAACCAGCCCATTCTCATCCAAACATCATAGCCATGCCACAACTCTACTGCAGGTGAAAGACTCAATAAAAAGCCGACTAAAACTGCATTGGCTATTAAAATCTGGACGATTAATTTGCCCCAGCCCTGCATAGGCGTAAACACTTGTTGCTTTTGCAAATACCAGTAAAGCAAACCCGCATTCACAAAAGCTGAAATCGTGGTTGCCGCCGCTAATCCAACGTGGGCAAAGGGTCCAATGAAAATTAAATTTAATACGGTATTGGTCACTAAAGCCACTACGGCGACTTTTACAGGGGTTTTCATATCCTTACGTGCATAAAAAGCAGGCGCTAAAATTTTAACCAAAATAAAACCTAGTAAGCCAAAAGAGTAAGCCATCAAACTCATGCTAGACATCGTCGCATCGTGCGCAGTAAACGCGCCATAGAAGAACAGAGTCGTGATTAAAGGTTCAGCCAAAAGCAATAGTCCTAAAGTTGCTGGTAGACCAATGATCAACACTAAACGTAAAGCGCTATCGATGTCTTCTTGAAAGCCTTGCCAATTTTCATTGGCCGCTTTTTTAGACAGGCCTGGTAAAACCACTGTTGCTAAAGCCACACCAAATACGCCCAATGGAAACTCCATTAAACGATCTGAATAATACAACCAAGAGACTGAACCCGTGACTAGGAACGACGCTAATATCGTATCGACCAGTAAATTAATTTGTGCCACTGAAACCCCAAATAGAGCAGGTAACATCAAACGTTTTACATCGTCTACGCCTTCGTCTTTTTCTCGTGTTGGATGCGGTAACAAATCTAATTTATATAGGAATGGCAAGTGGAACAGCAACTGTACAACACCCGCAACCAATACACCCCAGGCTAACGCCATAATTGGAATGTCCATTAAAGGCGCCACCCAAATAGCAAAGGTAATCAATACTAAATTTAAAAATACGGGAGTAAAAGCGGGAACAGCAAATTGGTTATAGGTATTCATAATGGCGGAAGAAAATGCCACTAAAGAGATTAACAACAAGTAAGGGAAAGTAATCGCCAACATATCCGAGGCGAGATTAAACTTTTCTGGTTGATCCATGAATCCAGGTGCAAAAACCATCATCCACAAAGAGGAACCAAACACCCCAAAAGCGGTCAGCAATAAGAGAATACCACCTAAGCGAAAACTAATCGCATTAACCAAATGCTTAACTGCGGCATGGCCTCGCTTCTCTTTAGCCTCTGCTAGAACAGGAACAAATGCCTGTGAAAACGCGCCTTCTGCGAATAACCGACGAAAAAAGTTAGGAATTTTAAATGCCACAAAAAAGGCATCCGCCCCCATGCTCGCACCAAAATAACGGGCAATAACAACATCACGCACAAAGCCTAAAATGCGCGAAATCATTGTCATACCACCAACCGTTGCGGTGGCTTTTATTATTCTTTTCAAAAGTTATTTCCAGCTGTTTTTCTGATTTATTAAATTGTAACAAACACCGCTGTTTTGGCCTATTTAATTAAACTTTAATTAGGGCTTAACAAAAAGGTTTTATTTTTCATCTAACTTCAAATATGACACTATAAATTTAGTGACTAGCGTTGAAATAAATAGACTGCATTAAGTGTCTATTAGTTTAAGCGCAAAAATTTAGGTAAACGCCAAAAAAGGTTATAACCATGAAAGCTGCAGAAGTATTTGTTAAATGTTTAGAGAATGAAGAGGTTGAATATATTTTTGGTATACCAGGAGAAGAGAACCTCGATTTAATGGATGCCTTGCTAGACAGTCATATTAAATTCATCCTGACACGACACGAACAAGGCGCGGCTTTTATGGCAGATGTGTATGGACGATTAACAGGACAAGCAGGCGTTTGCTTAGCGACGCTTGGGCCTGGCGCCACTAACCTGGTAACTGGCGTAGCAGATGCCAATATGGACAGAGCACCCGTTGTTGCAATTGCTGGCCAAGCGAGCACTCAGAGACTGCATAAAGAGAGTCATCAAGTTTTAGATTTGGTGAACCTTTTCAAACCCATTACCAAATACAGTACCCAAATCTTAACACCCGAAGTCATTCCAGAAGTGGTTCGCAAAGCCTTTAAAGTGGCTCAAGCTGAAAAACCTGGCTGTAGCTTTATTGATTTCCCTGAAAATATAGCAGAACAACCGCTCGATAAACCGCCTTTGAAAAAACAGAGCCCGCTGCCCTCTTATGTAAACCCTCTAAAAGTGGAACAGGCGTCAGAAATCATCTCCAATGCGAAGTTTCCCATTATTATTGCTGGTAACGGTGTAATTCGTTCGCAAGCCAGTGATGCGCTGTTTGAATTTGCTACCAAATTAAATATTCCTGTTGCCACCACCTTTATGGCTAAGGGTGCCTTACCTTGTAGCAATGAACTTTCTTTAGGAACAATAGGCCTACAAGCACACGATTACATCTCATGCGGTATTGACCGTGCGGATGTTGTCATTTGCGTAGGCTACGACATAGTGGAATACCATCCACACCTTTGGAATCGAAACCCTGAAACTAAAATCATTCACATAGACACCCAACCTGCCGAAGTGGACGAGTTTTATATTGTTGCTGCTGGCTTAATTGGCAATATTGGCCAAGCTCTAGAGAGTATCGCCGCTCTGAGTAAACGCCATACAGGCTCGCCATATCAAGGATTAAAACAGCGTATTGAAGAGACTTTTCATCAACTTGATAATAGTGAAAGCTTTCCTGTCAAACCCCAAAAGATTCTCACCGATTTACGTAAAGCATTAGATATTGAAGATATTATTATTTCTGATGTAGGTGCTCACAAGATGTGGATTGCCAGAATGTATCAAGCGCAATCACCCAACAGTTGTATTATTTCTAATGGATTTGCATCTATGGGAATTGCCTTGCCAGGTGCAATTGCAGCCAAACTAGCTAAACCTAATCAGGTTACCGTAGCCGTAACGGGTGACGCAGGCTTTATGATGAACGTACAAGAAATAGAAACGGCTGTGCGCTTAAACATTCCCATCATTGTTTTAATTTGGAATGACGCACAATACGGTTTAATTCAATGGAAACAGATGAATCAATTTGGCAGAGAGAGCAATGTTAGCTTTACCAACCCTGACTTTGTAAAGCTGGCCGAAGCATTTGGTGCCAAAGGTTATAAAATAGAACAAACAGAAGATTTATTGCCCACACTTAAACAAGCAATTAAAGACAACTGCGTAGTCCTAATTGACTGTCCAGTGGACTATTCTGAGAACCTAAAACTTACTGAGGAATTGGGTGAGATGATCTGC contains these protein-coding regions:
- a CDS encoding acetolactate synthase large subunit — its product is MKAAEVFVKCLENEEVEYIFGIPGEENLDLMDALLDSHIKFILTRHEQGAAFMADVYGRLTGQAGVCLATLGPGATNLVTGVADANMDRAPVVAIAGQASTQRLHKESHQVLDLVNLFKPITKYSTQILTPEVIPEVVRKAFKVAQAEKPGCSFIDFPENIAEQPLDKPPLKKQSPLPSYVNPLKVEQASEIISNAKFPIIIAGNGVIRSQASDALFEFATKLNIPVATTFMAKGALPCSNELSLGTIGLQAHDYISCGIDRADVVICVGYDIVEYHPHLWNRNPETKIIHIDTQPAEVDEFYIVAAGLIGNIGQALESIAALSKRHTGSPYQGLKQRIEETFHQLDNSESFPVKPQKILTDLRKALDIEDIIISDVGAHKMWIARMYQAQSPNSCIISNGFASMGIALPGAIAAKLAKPNQVTVAVTGDAGFMMNVQEIETAVRLNIPIIVLIWNDAQYGLIQWKQMNQFGRESNVSFTNPDFVKLAEAFGAKGYKIEQTEDLLPTLKQAIKDNCVVLIDCPVDYSENLKLTEELGEMICPT
- the murJ gene encoding murein biosynthesis integral membrane protein MurJ; amino-acid sequence: MKRIIKATATVGGMTMISRILGFVRDVVIARYFGASMGADAFFVAFKIPNFFRRLFAEGAFSQAFVPVLAEAKEKRGHAAVKHLVNAISFRLGGILLLLTAFGVFGSSLWMMVFAPGFMDQPEKFNLASDMLAITFPYLLLISLVAFSSAIMNTYNQFAVPAFTPVFLNLVLITFAIWVAPLMDIPIMALAWGVLVAGVVQLLFHLPFLYKLDLLPHPTREKDEGVDDVKRLMLPALFGVSVAQINLLVDTILASFLVTGSVSWLYYSDRLMEFPLGVFGVALATVVLPGLSKKAANENWQGFQEDIDSALRLVLIIGLPATLGLLLLAEPLITTLFFYGAFTAHDATMSSMSLMAYSFGLLGFILVKILAPAFYARKDMKTPVKVAVVALVTNTVLNLIFIGPFAHVGLAAATTISAFVNAGLLYWYLQKQQVFTPMQGWGKLIVQILIANAVLVGFLLSLSPAVELWHGYDVWMRMGWLFGLVIGSIVLYGLVLVMLGLNPRKLVNKSS